The uncultured Paludibaculum sp. sequence CCGGTAAGGGATCTCGAACTTGTCCCACTGCGCCTTGAACTCGTTCGACAGCTCCGTCGAAAAGTCGAACGGGGACAGACCCTTCTTCCGGGCCGCCCGCTCCACGTTCTGGCTGTGCTCGTCGCTGCCCGTCACCAGCAGCGTCTCTTTCCCGAGCATCCCCTGGTAACGGCGGATCGTGTCCGCCGCCATGGTGGCATAGGTCGTGCCCAGGTGGGGCGCCGAATTCACGTAATAGATGGGCGTAGTGAGATAGTATTTCCCGGACATGCGCTAATTCCTGTAAGCCGCGATCGCGGCCGCGTAAATCGTCTTCAACGGCTGCCCCGTAGCCTGGGCCAGCTCGCGGCAATCGTCAAACTCGGGCGAAGCCGTACCGTTTCCGGCGACCTTCACCCGCACCTTCCCGAACGGCGTCTCCACCTCGACCAGCGTGCGCGGTTCCACCCGCCGCTCCGCCTGCGTAATCCTCAACCCAAAGGTCGACGTCTCTTCCAGAATCAGGGCAGCCAGCCGCTCCTGGTCCGCCGGCAGCGCCAACACCTGCATCAGCGTCCCCGGCCGCTGCTTCTTCATGAACACCGGCTGCAGCGTCACATCCAGCGCGCCGGCGCAGAACAGCCGGTCCATCGCGTAGCCCAGCACCTCCGGCGACGAGTCGTCGATATTCGCCTCAATCACCGAAATCACCGTAGCCTCGCTGGCGTTGTGATTCGACCCGATCAGGATCCGCACCACATTCGCCATCCCCGGGAAATCCTTCGTCCCCGCGCCGAACCCGCCGCGCTCGATCGTCATCGGCGGCATCGGCCCGAAGCTCTTGCCCAACGCCGAAACAATCGCCGCGCCCGTGGGCGTCGTCAGCTCCGTCTCCGGGCCCCGCGCATACGCCGGCTTCCCGCGCAGCAACAGCGCCGTCGCCGGTGTCGGCACCGGCATCACCCCGTGATCCGCCGTAATCGTCCCGCTTCCCGTATTGATGGCCGAGCAGTGCACCGACTCCACCCCGAGCAGGTGGAACCCCAGGCACGCCCCCACGATGTCGCAAATGGAATCCACCGCGCCCACCTCGTGGAAGTGGACCTTCTCGATCGGCGTCCCATGGACCTGCGCTTCCGCCTCGCCCAGCACCTGGAACACCTGGATCGCGTTGGCCTTCACCGCATCCGGCAGCATGGCCGCCTCAATCATCTTCACGATATGCGGCAGGTGCCGGTGCTTCTTCTGGTCCTCGAACTCGATATCGAACTTGGTGGCCGCGATCCCCTGCCGCTTGGTCTTCTCGAAGCGGAACCTGGCCGCCGTGCCGAGCGAGTCGAGCCCGGCGAACAGCGCGGCCGTGTCGGCCCCGGCATCGATCAGCGCGCCGACCGTCATATCGCCGGCGATCCCGGCAAAGGCATCAATGTAGGCAAGTCTCATGGTTACTCTTTGGAAGCCGAATCGATCAGCAGCGGCAGCAATTCGCCGGAAGGTCCCCGCAGCGAAATCGCAGCCGCGCCGCTGAGCGGCGTCTCCTCCGTATTGATCTCAATCACCCGCGCCCCGCGGCTCAAGGCCAGCGGAGCCAGGCTCGCAGCCGGATACACCACCGAACTGGTTCCGGCGACCACCAGCAGTTCGCACTCCGAAACAGCGGCCTCGGCCTGCGCCCAGGTCGCGGTCGGCAGCGACTCCCCGAACCACACCACCCCGGGCCGCAGCAGCCCGCCGCAAGAGCAATGCGGAGGAATCTCCGGCAGCGGCACCCGCAGATCCGTAGTAATCCGGTTGCAAGCCAGGCACAGGACCCACCAGATATCCCCATGGATCTTGAGCACTCGCTGGCTCCCGGCCCGGTTATGGAGCCCGTCAACGTTCTGGGTGACGAGCGTCAACCCGGGCTTCTGGTTCTCGAGTTCGGCCAAAGCGTAGTGCCCCAGGTTCGGCCGGCAAGCGGCGATCGTCTCCCGGCGCCAGTTGTACCAAGTCCAGACGAGAGCCGGATCCCGATGAAAGGCCTCGGCCGTAGCGAGCTCCTCAGCCCGAAAGTTCCGCCAAAGCCCCTCCGAGGACCGAAAGGTGGGAACCCCGCTCTCGGCGGAAATCCCAGCCCCGGTCAGCACAGCAACGCGAGAGGCCGAGCGCAGCCAATCCCGAGCGGTCTGCAACTGAGAAGTCTGGATCAACTCCCATTATCGCCCGATGGGGTGGGGCGGCGCCGGGTAC is a genomic window containing:
- a CDS encoding NAD-dependent deacylase, with amino-acid sequence MIQTSQLQTARDWLRSASRVAVLTGAGISAESGVPTFRSSEGLWRNFRAEELATAEAFHRDPALVWTWYNWRRETIAACRPNLGHYALAELENQKPGLTLVTQNVDGLHNRAGSQRVLKIHGDIWWVLCLACNRITTDLRVPLPEIPPHCSCGGLLRPGVVWFGESLPTATWAQAEAAVSECELLVVAGTSSVVYPAASLAPLALSRGARVIEINTEETPLSGAAAISLRGPSGELLPLLIDSASKE
- the larC gene encoding nickel pincer cofactor biosynthesis protein LarC, which translates into the protein MRLAYIDAFAGIAGDMTVGALIDAGADTAALFAGLDSLGTAARFRFEKTKRQGIAATKFDIEFEDQKKHRHLPHIVKMIEAAMLPDAVKANAIQVFQVLGEAEAQVHGTPIEKVHFHEVGAVDSICDIVGACLGFHLLGVESVHCSAINTGSGTITADHGVMPVPTPATALLLRGKPAYARGPETELTTPTGAAIVSALGKSFGPMPPMTIERGGFGAGTKDFPGMANVVRILIGSNHNASEATVISVIEANIDDSSPEVLGYAMDRLFCAGALDVTLQPVFMKKQRPGTLMQVLALPADQERLAALILEETSTFGLRITQAERRVEPRTLVEVETPFGKVRVKVAGNGTASPEFDDCRELAQATGQPLKTIYAAAIAAYRN